In the genome of Lathyrus oleraceus cultivar Zhongwan6 chromosome 4, CAAS_Psat_ZW6_1.0, whole genome shotgun sequence, the window acATGTTAGTAGAATCTAAAACTGTTAAAATGAGTTTGTCCATGTGGGCCGACCCATCAAACCCGTAACATCATAAAACTTGAGCTTTAAAAATTAGAATCTATATATTTTCATGATATTTTTAGTCCGATCCTAAAAAATTCGCTAACCATTAAGGTTACCTCATATGGGCCACGAGTAGCCCATTAACCCCACataattataaattaaaaaaatattaatacTTATGTTGTCTCAAGCAAAAATAATACATTGATTTTTCTCATCTAACTAAATTTTATTTCTATTCTATTCAATCTTTCTCTTTTAAATATTATACATTAATATAATCAAATTAATATTCAACTATTTTGTGTTTAATTCACAAAATTTTCATATTCTATTAAATTACcttattttaaatatttatatatatatatatatatatatatatatatatatatatatatatagtatttaaaaatatactataatatttataaaaaataatatattattttaaatgTATTATActtaaaataatataatttttttattgtatttataataaatattattggatttctatttttatttttgtataaAATAATAACTAAAAAATAGACCGTTAGTAATTTTTGAATCCATACGATATGATTTTTTTAATCCGAATCTAAAAAGCCCAAAGTCCGTCAGGACTGACCTATTTAAGACCGGGTAGCCTGAAACCTATACATGACCGAAATCAAATAATAATTTTTGAGTTCATgttaaaatataatttttttaaccCGATTCTAAAAAGTTTAAAATTCGTCAGGACCGACCTATTTAAGGTTGGGTAGTCCGAAACCGATATGATCAAATTTGAGCAATAATTTTTAAGTTCATATTACAACATGACTTTTTTTATCCGATGTTGAAAAGTCTAAAATCTGTCAAATCAGTTCGTAATCCGTTTTAAAGCTATTAGAATCCCcttaaattaataaatatttaataataGAATTCAAAATTATTACCAAATATTTTAGTTATAACGCCTATATTATATTCGTTCTTCATTTGTTCACAAAAATCACAATTTATAAATCCTCAATTCACCTTTCAAGGGTAATAAAATATAGACTTGCATTGATTTCTCATACCCTACATCGGTAAAATTGCATAATTTCTATTGACTCAAATAATAAAACCAAATAGTCATTATAAAAAATTGTTTAATAAAAATCAAAGAAAGACTTGTTAAAGAAATAAAATAACACCCTGGTGCAATTGTCCAAATGTACCCTCAAAACACAACCTACCTCCTCACGACTCTTCCTTATCAGTTATTTTATGTCCTTTCAAAATACACCTTCGCACTCTTTTTCTTTCTTTATCAGCAAGAAACCAATTCAAAACTAGGAAATTTCTAtataataaataaagaaacatTTGCTCACATTGCACATGATAGATATTAAaattcataaaataaaaaataaaataaaaaagtcaATAATATCCCTCCATTACTGACGAAGGGCGTGAGGTATAATGGGGCTGGCCCATACACGATAAATGCGTGCTCGTGTCGTGGCACGCCCATGGGCCACAcaagaagaaaaaaaaatcaaataatcaactcaaataaaaaataaaaataaatttaaatttgTTTGGTCAGCAATAAATCTCaaaacagaagaaaaaaaaatagtAGTAAATCTCTCTAACAACACCAAACCTAGAAGAAACGCGGAGAAGCTGCCACCAAATCCTCCTCCAAAAAAATTAGGAAGCAGAAAGAGAGATTGTGGGTGGGGTTATTGAAAGATTGAAATTTCTATTCCACAGGTGTGGGAACTGTATTGTCGCTAACATAACAACCATTCTCTCTCTTTCTCACAAATTATTATTAGTCTTTTCCACTTCTTCCATTCTTCTTCCTCACGCTAAGGTTattttctttctctctcatttttctcCTCATTTTCCGTTTCTTATCATTCATTCCGTATCATAATATAAGATAACGATATTGCCAATTTTATTCGCATTCTGTTTGATTGCCGCGAAACTTCTGCTAAAGGTTCACAAATTAGCAATTCCGATTTTGAATTTTTTAGGTTTTCGATACAATAGGATATCATACATTTTGAATTGCTtcctgttttttttttttttttttttttttttcttttgttctTCCGGAAATCAATAACATGATTACGATTTGTTGTTGTTAGGTTTAAGTCGTGCAAATGAAAGAAGGTGATGTTAAGTTCGGTTAGAAATCATCATCATGCgttttctttgattttttttttttgtttcatGAATTTGGatttgtttatatatattgtGTTTTCTTAATTTGAATCGGATTCAATCATAGGTTGATTATTGTGGTTTTGTATTATGATTTGCATGATTGGAAAAAGATGAATTCAGTTAGTTTTGGTATAGGAttctttttttttcctttcaaTTTTATGATGTTTATGTATAATTTTGAATTGTTTTTTATGCAGCCATGCCGACTTTTACTGCGATAGCATTTGATAGGTTAATAGAGCCTGGAGCTTCTAGGGAGGGTCAGAGATCTGCTTCCAACTCCTTGCCAGTTCCTAGTACAAAGAAGCTTGAGGGGAAGAGCAGTGAACCGACTGCTCGAAAGAAGGTGCCTCCTCGTCCTCAATTAAAGCCGTCGCTTTATGCTACTCCTGAGGTGACGCAGCTTCCGGATTCGCCGCTTCATAATTCGCCGTCTTCGTTTCCGCCTTCTCCTTACATCATTAATCACAAACGCCGTGGGCCGCGTCTGCTCAAGAGTTTCTCGGAGGCCAATGTACAGGCAAAGCAGGAGGTTCAGGAGGAAGGAAATGCTAATGGTATGAGCTCTGATACTGTGGTTTCTAGTTCAGCTGGTGACCTCCAAGTTACTTTCACAAACACTGAAAATGTTAAGGAGGAGCAAGATAATGGTGTACAGGATACCAAACTTAGTAGCAGCAATGGTGGCGATGTAGGGCCTGCGCACAAAGAAAATGAAATTAGTAGCGATCCTAATGGAATGCATGATGATAAGGTAGCGGCGTTGAAATTGGAAAGAGATGGTGAGAGTGAAGACTTTTTTGATCTAAATGATTCTATGAGCTTGACAAGTTACACGGATGGAGAGGATAATACAGGCACAGCACGCTCTGCAAAGTATAGCACTGCTGGCGGGGAGTTTTTTGATGCCTGGGAAGGTAAGTTGAAACAGCTTAACTGTCAATTAATTTTTCGCAATTGAGCATGTACATGTGGACGACCATAGGAGTATGCTCTTCAATAGagtttgttttttatttttctcaTATTTTATGGATCCATCACTTATGATCGTTGTTGCAGTCATAATCATAAAGTCGTAAATTTTCAGTATTTATCATGTTCAATTAATACATGATTTCTCACCTTACCATAAGGGGAGGCAAAAAAGATCTGTAGAGGTTTTGGGAATATTTCATCTCATAGATTGTCTTACCTGAATCTTTTTTCTTTCCTGTAGAACTCTCTTCTGAGAGTGGGACTCAAGGTTCTCTACGTGATGTCGATGCTGAATTGCGTGAAATAAGGTTGAGTCTATTGATGGAGATAGAGAAGCGAAAGGAAGTGGAAGAATCTCTGAAAAGCATGCAAAGCCAGTGGGAGAGAATCAGACAAGGGTTTTCTCTCGTTGGAATTGTTTTACCCGCAGATCTTACTGCTTTTGCGGAAGGTGGGCAACTGAATTCTGATCCCGTGGATGATATATGTCAGCAGGTTTACATTGCTAGGTTCATATCAAACACCATTGGGAAAGGAACTGCCAGGGCTGAGATGGAGGCAGAGATGAAAGCCCAATTAGACTCAAAGAATTTTGAGATTTCTCGGTTATTGGAACGCCTTCATTATTATGAGACCATGAATAGGGAGATGTCTCAGAGAAACCAAGAGGCAGTAGGTGAGATTTATGTTGCTCAAATTTAATTTCCGTCAACTTTCAATATGTCATAAAGACATCTTTGTAGCTCCTAGCTTGTTGGGTTAATTTATAATTTTTCTTTTCCTCTTAACAAATATTTCCCATTATTATCCATTTAAAATGAAACAAGCATTCTTGTTCAAGAGTTATAAACACTAGGTGGCACTGAGTTTCTGCATCATGGTAATTGATTATGACTGTGGCATGGTAATTCTATTATTAGATATCGGAGTTGTCTGTCCATGGGTAGGGCCACACATTTGATTAGGTAAATAATATGTAAGATCCTATGCTGCTTGGACTTAAAATCCGTTATTATGAAATGAAGATAAATTAAATAGTTGTGATTATACATTATGAACTCATAAGTTGATACTTGTATGCAGTGTTATTGCAATTATAGTCCTAATGACAGACCATATATCattaattgtttattttactGGATTTTTACTTGGTAATAAAACTAGTGAAATATGGCATGTATTTCAATTGCTAGGTATGCATTATACAAGTGCTTTACTTCAGAAATTTCTTTGAAGCGTTAACATGTGTTTTTCCGAGTATTCTAGCTTCCTTGTTTCTTTACCTTCAATTCTTTGTATTAGGTTCATGTAACAATACATCTGTAGGAGCAGTGTTTATTTGCTTGCTAGTTCTGGGCTCTTACTATTTACTCCATCTGTTTTTAATCATATGTCACTTTGCCACTTTTACATTAAGAAATGTAATTATTTTTGTATGAGAGAGATAAATTATGAGCTATTTTacaaaattgttatttgttattgGTACGAGAAAGATAAATTAagagaattgaaagaagaggGAATGATAAATAGTTGAGTATAGAAACACCAGCATTAATGTTTCATTGGCATTGTAAAGGGATTTATAATTTGAAACAGAGGTAATACCTATCTGTTAAATTATGCCTGATCATGACTATTACCTATGTTTAGGGGGTCAACCCAATAGATTTTAAATTCACTAGGTTATGTAATTAGCTGTTACCAATGAATGACATGTATATGCCATTGATATTCTGTTTTCTATTGGTACTTTTTTTTGCTTCCTAAATGTATGTCCTAGTTCTTTTAACTTGCTTTGCTCCACTTTCTCATTTATGTCATTTATTGTCATGTTTAGAGATGGCAAGGCGTGAGAGACAGAGAAAGACTAGAAGGCAGAGATGGATTTGGGGCTCTATTACTACTGCCATTGTACTTGGTACTACAGCAATAGCTTGGTCTTATCTTCCATCAAGTAAAGGATCAACATCTGCAGACCATGATCAGGTTTCCGAACCCGATGACGGAGCCAAGTAATATTCCACCAACACTAACTTTGTCTAGTAATGGTAGGAGAGGAGAATAAAAGTTTTACAGGCTACTATTGTGGCTTACACATATCATACTTGAACAACTACAATTTTGCGGCATTCTGAGTATGTGCATATTGAGCCGTTCGGTACAATAACTTTGCCTTCGAGTGCAAAAGTTTAGATGCTTGATTAGTAAAATGGTGCACTCTATATTGATAAGAGCACATATAGATTTTTCCTTACCTTGGCATTTGATACATTTCAGTGCACATATAGATTCTTTATACTTGCTTCTCCAAGCATTCTAATACAACAGAAGAAATTTGATACCTAGTGTTATTAATAAATGAAATCTGGTCAAAGATGCTTCCACAACCTGGTAGAATCTGGTTTCTAATCTGGTGTGCTTGTGCCACGTTTCAGTTGTTTGTGTTACCTGATGAAAAAGCAATTAGCTACCTCTGGAAGTGTAACCAAATTTCCCAAGCAATGATGCTGATTGTAATATTTTTATGATGCATTTCTTGTGATGCCGTAGCAAATTAAATTTTTTGGGAGGATTTTACAAATCCCGTATCTGAAGAAAGCGCTCTATAATCTTTTTTCCGCCTATTAATGATAGGAAATTGAGAAATTTTTCACGGGTTTAACTTTTGAGGTATCATGTTTTATCCCATTAATGTGAAAAGACTTCATTTTTATGCAATCTGTTTGCTCTTTAGACAGAGAAATATGGTCATCTATTAAGTGCAACACAGGTTAATACGATTGAAGTATATCTCTCGTGATCCATATTTTATTTTGGGAAGTAAAACTCAACTCTCCCCAAAGAGGTCAGTTTTTAAAGATTTTTATAAGTGGAGTTAACTAATTACAATTACACTGACAAAACCTCTAAATAACAACCAATTTTGCAAGATAGTTGCCGGGGGGTCATAAGTGGATCTGACAAATTCGATCAAACTGAAAGtctaaaataaattaaataaattaaataaattttgCCGGTTTTTGTTTTTCGTTTTAAAAATATGACATAATTGATTATTTGTGTTATTATTTCTTGCTTGAAGTCCATGGCACATGTGGTGTTTTACTTCACCTATTCCCTTTAcaaatcacttcaaataaaaGATGATACACAATAATCAAACATTTTGTATGAACAATAAACAATACGGTTAGAAAGATGATACACAATTTGCTCActttcaatttattttattttataatttatcttataTCATTAACCACAACATAAGTGTAGAAATGTTAAATTCTCACCTTCATTGTTTTTTTCTTCAACTCCACAATCTACACATGCACTCCATAGCCTCCTTCTAAAAATGTAAAAAATATCATGAATATAAACTTATCTACCATGTTTCTCCAAATCTATGTTCATCTTCAACGCTTAATTAGATTGAAGTATAGCATTATCTATGAGTATGGTTCTTTGTACCTCTGTGCTTCTAATATATAATCAAATTGCATCTAAAATTCCATTAAGTAAGATTATACTTCAAGTAGTTATTAGAGAATGAATTTTCATTCTCGGATCTTGAAGTTGTTCTCAAAATTACATGCATCCATATATTTAAAATAAGTCGATATACACGAGCTTCTAAGATCAAACATTTTAGAAATTCAATCATTCTCTTCCAAGTTGAAATCACCTATAATATTCTTCCATTTCTTCAAATTCTTCTAAAGGATTATGAATTCCAAACACATTACTTGAGACGATTATTAAAATCTTATTTGAATTTAAGGAACCACccattttttctatttttttttagAATGTGTCACATACAAAATCTATGAGAAGATCCATTAGAAACCTCTTACATTGCATTCTTATAGCCTGGTCTTGATATGTTATTATCAAAATAGGTTTATGTCCTCCCATTGCTTTAAAAAATGCCTCAACACAAATGAATTATATTTTTCACCGTTAAGAATGCAGCCATAAAAGTTATGCTTTGACGATGACGATTTATGCCATTAAATGGGCAAAAATCATGGAATATTTATTTGAACGTTATGTTGTGTCAAATGAAATTATTTCTCTAAACAAAGTAATTTTTCTACAAATTCCATCCGTTCAAAGCATATTTTAGCTTCCGTTCATTATTAACTTCATAATCATAGAAAAATGAATGGTTTATCTCACGTTTTCTTCTAAAATTATCAATAGACATGTTTGCATCAGAGTCTCTGCTTAATTCTTTTAAGTTTCTTGAATAATTTTGACTCTATCTTTCTTTAAATCTTATATTGTCATAACTTCCGACCCGTTTCTTTGGTATTTGATAAATTTTTGAAATCTCCACATTAGTTCTATTGTAGAAAAATAATAAATCTTTATAAACATTGTTCACACTTCTTACTGATCTTAAGAATTGTTTCCTTCTTGGTGTGACTAGTCCATTTGAATGACCTTCATAAAATTTTGAGACTTCATATTTACTCTAAATAGTTCTTTAGAAAATAATTTTTGTAATACATTCCTCTTGTGTCAATTTTTCTTTTCTGCTTTTAGCCAAACTATTTTCACTAATAAGCAACTCAAATGACGTTATTTTTTTCTACTCCAAAACCCTCTTTTGAGCAAAGAAAATACTTTCACTGgacactatttttattttttgtttcaTTCAAACTACGCGCCCTAAAACCAATATCATGTGCATATTTTTTAGGGTTAATAACACTTTTTCTCCTTATCATATATGTGATTTCTGCTTTCTATAACATCCTTAAAATTCCACTTACAAATATATAGAATTATAGATATATTCAAATACCTAAGCATAGGGCGTCACACACACACTCCATCATCACATGCTCATCTTATTAGATTCATTGCACTGAAAttatcaaaataaaataattctAGTAATCTCTCAAATAATTTAAAATATCTCATTACTAAAATTTATCTCAAAACTTCTCAAATTGAGCAAATAGTGCTCAAAACAAAATACTCTCAAACTCGAAACAAAATATAAATGTTTCCCCCAAGTGTTACACTATCAGAGCAACACGAATAATAACTCAAAACAAAAAAGATAAACGAAGAGGTCAAATACGCCATCCTCCAAGCCAACAACTACTAAGACTCCTCTACCTGAGTATCTACTCCACCATGGTAAAGTACAAACACAAAAAGTAACAGGAGGTATCAGTCTCACAACTCATATCAACTACCAAGACAATATTGATAACATAAACTCATACAAAACAACCAAATTAACTCATACAATAAACTTACTCACTCACATCACCTCATATAAAcaaataattcatactcaatgCAGGTGTGTATGCAATGTTCGACTCCTCAAATATATATGCACGTGGTACCAAGTTTTGGATGATTATAGTTTTATTACTGATTGTCATCCTTCCGCGGTCCCCTCTTTGAACTGGTCCGTCCCAAAGCCTGTCTCTCTCGAATCGGGAAACTCTACAACTCATTAATGCATGTAATTCAACTCAACTATATCAATACTCGTCATAGTCCCCTCTTTGAACCGGACTCACAACTCAACTTTAACACTGCTTGTCACGGTCGCCTATCTAAATCAGACTCATCACATATCAACCATTAGTCTTTCATGGCCACTCACCATGAAACTCAACAATGCTCATTATCAATCAATTGATCATAATTCAACATAAAGTCAATTATTTCTTGCATAATAATTATCAATTTAATAAAATACATCGATTCACATCAAACTGAATCAAATAATCTCAATCAGTACATGACAGTACCAATTAATCGTCAAAACAACACATTGTCACAAAGTTAACTCGAAAGCAACTCAGTTCTGCTATGCCACTTTCGTTGAGCAACCTACAACTCGTTGAGTGAGCCCTTGCTAGGAAAGCTCCTCTCTCGCTATATGTGCGTCTTAGAACCCAGAAAAATCCTCACTCTGCATATTTGGCTAAGCGATACTGTTCCGGACTGGGCCATGACcctaggcacggcacggcccaatgctcgccaagcccacgtccaaacggCCATGTCCACACGACCGCGAGGACACGTCAGGTGGACGACAGTCCGCCCGACGAACGTCTCCTCAGCCCCCTAAACACGTGTCGGACAGcgagcgggtcctcctcatacgatctccatccactcaccgtcaacccacgtcgcgggcacctcagttgtgtcgggcagagcccTAACGGCATCCCACgcaccacgtcacccaactcccctatattgtcgccttagggataggggcagttggaccagggggcagactttggtctaggtcttaacgcttcttacgcgtcccctggcagctcctccttgggcctagctaatccagcccattaggagccttggcccagcgctgggggctcactataaatatccctttcatggcaaaggggcaggtattctaactcatactctgataacctcattctgtaccttttctgacttaagcattggagcaccttgcaggtacacccccctctcatttcattatccggcccattcaccaagaccttggaaggccctcctgatcaggtgagatcagTGGCGCCGACTGTGGGGACCACGGGAACCGGACCTCTGGAGATGGAAGACGTGGAAGAAGAGAGCCCGGGTACAACCAATGCCGAGGAACTGGCAAACTAACTCGAATGCCCGCATAAATGCGAGGGCATTAGGATGTAGTTGGGACGGCGCCAGCCGGAGCCACTTGAAGACCGACATCTGGAAGGAGTTGAAGGGCAGTCTGATCCCCGCCTCACGAAAAGCAAATTCATACATGGTGAACTGCTTCCCCGGGAAATGATGACAAATGCGGTCTTCTTCCTTGGGGGCGCAGCAATACCAGTTTGGTGGATCCTCCCGGCTTATGGTCTCGACCATAGCGTGAGCAGTGATGGCCTCGTCACAGAAGTCGGATTCCTCCTCCAAGGGCTCGTCCGCAACCCATGAGAAGTCGACCTGCCCGGAAGAGGAGGCGTGTTCAGTACCATCCCGGACACTCCCATCCCCGACAGGGAGACGAGCGATTGTCGCGTCTTCGGTGGAGGACCCAGAATCTTCCTTCCTCGGTCGTAAGCGCCCGGTAGCACCTGAAACGCAGACAGAAAGAGTGAATTCGACGTCATATCAAATCCACCCTTCCACCGCAGGTCAAGTGAAAGGGCGTAGCGGCGACGGACACTAACCGTGCTCAACTCGGTGGCGCGCGCACTCTATGGAgaccgggcataaacttcatacagcctatgcaagtattgcccagcatatgaagtttatgcccggtaCAGTAGGATCCCAACCCTATTTTCTACCACCTAATATACACCTACAGTCCACTACACTGTTCCCAAGTTAAACCTAACCACATTTCTACAACATTATCATGCGTTTGACAGAAAACAACAAGGAAAAAGAATGGGTCACAGTGGAAAATCGTACCTGACATAGTTAAGTTGAAAGGGTACGGTGGTGTCCGAGCAGAAGACGGTGGTTCAGATAGGAGGACGGGCGGAGACGGCGGTCCAGACGGTTGAGAGAGCAAACGAGAGAGAATGTGGAGAACTCCGATGAACGCGTGAGCAAAAAGAAAAAGTGGAAATGAAGTTACTCAACCCCCTTTTATAGGGCTTGGCACGTGGACCAACACGCTAGGTCATCATTGCCTAGCCTGCCTACGCCGTCTTTGCACGCGAAACGAAGCGACCCCACTAATTCTGAGACACGTCTGTCAAAGATGAGAAGCTGAAACGACCCGAGCACCTATCCGTCTCCTCGACTCACCAAGACGCCACCTCCCCGCGTCATACCCACGTTTACTACAAGGAAGGCGCAGATCAACCGATCACCTCCATCCCCGACATTCCCGAAGAAAGGGTCGGTCATGAATAGGTCTGGTACGACCTCGCCTGTCTAACGATCAAGCTTCCCCATCGTCTCGGGGAACCCTTAGTTGAAACATAAGTCATCCCTCTGGCTCAGAGACTCGACTTGGGGGGCTCCTGTTCCGGACTGGGCCATGACcctaggcacggcacggcccaatgctcgccaagcccacgtccaaacggCCATGTCCACACGACCGCGAGGACACGTCAGGTGGACGACAGTCCGCCCGACGAACGTCTCCTCAGCCCCCTAAACACGTGTCGGACAGcgagcgggtcctcctcatacgatctccatccactcaccgtcaacccacgtcgcgggcacctcagttgtgtcgggcagagcccTAACGGCATCCCACgcaccacgtcacccaactcccctatattgtcgccttagggataggggcagttggaccagggggcagactttggtctaggtcttaacgcttcttacgcgtcccctggcagctcctccttgggcctagctaatccagcccattaggagccttggcccagcgctgggggctcactataaatatccctttcatggcaaaggggcaggtattctaactcatactctgataacctcattctgtaccttttctgacttaagcattggagcaccttgcaggtacacccccctctcatttcattatccggcccattcaccaagaccttggaaggccctcctgatcaggtgagatcagATACATTGCTTGCTGAGCGACAAATCACTCGTTAAGCGTGTTTCAATGAAATCCAGAATACTTACTCTGTCACAAAAATCGATATGAACACAACCAACTTTGCACTGTCATCCTTGCTAAGCGTAACTAGCGTTCGCTAAGCGCAGTCTCCAAAAATCCCAGAAAACTAAAACATGGCATTTCGTTGGGTGAACCCTCCTCACACTGACAAAATTTTTGCTAAGCATTTCTTCGACCGCGCTGAGCGCGAGAGCTCATAACAACATCGTCAAAAAGAGCGATTTCCACCATTGGAGCCCTATCAAAGCTCTGATTTTGACCCCAATTAATCCCAAACACACGAAATTCAATCATACATGTTAATAcaatattaaaaataaacaatCAAATAAACATAAATTAACATATACTACATCGATTTGATCAAAAcacatcatcatcttcaacccTTTTAAGACAACCAATAAGAACAATAATTTTCAGAATTAACAAGTTAAATTCACACGAATTTGGCATGCAACCAGTACACAAAATTAACATAATGACACAAAATTCTTGAAATATTTTTAATGAAAACTTATCTCAAGCTCTTAAGCattcaacaatggtgaaaaggAAAAACCTCAAAGGATGAAGGTAAGGAACCCCATTTATCCCTTTTGCCTAAACTTCCACATATGAATAATCCCCCCTACATTAGAATTACATAATATGTTAAGCTTTTGATTATGGTGTCTCTAGATTTACCCCTCATATGTATTCTCTCTCCAAAATCCCTGGTTGTTCTTTTTTCTTGCCAAATTTTCACGTACAACAAAACTAAACATAATTTCCTCTCAACTTCTCTATTTAAATAGAACAAATAAAATCTAATTATTTGTTTCTAATATTGCTCATGATACCCTCTTTTCTCGTTAGTTACCCCCACACCCAAAAACTCTACTAAATTCTAATTTCTACCCCACACTCTATTttctcaaattaaataattaaatcaattaaaatcaaataaaaatctcattttatttCTAAACGGTGTGTTCTCTCATCTTAGGTTATCTACCCCAAACACATCAAATAAAATAATTCACTAACACATCacaaatttaattaaaatagcataactaattaaatacgaaaaacggtgtgttacaactctcccccacttacAGAATTTTGTCTTCGAAAATTACCTGGAAGAAACTACTTCGTATAAGACTCTCTCATCCAGTTCTCCGACTCCCACGTTACGCTCCCTCTAGTAGGTCTTCCCCACATCACCTTCACAAAAGCAATCTTTTTACCTCTCAAGTGTTTCACTTCACGGTCCTCGATCCGTAAGGGTAATGCCTCAAGTTCTCTCTCACTTGTACATCATCTGATTGGATTACATGATACATAATGTATGAATATGATCTTTCAATTTATTTTAGTTCTAGAATATTATAATAACAAAAATGAGATATATGCTTGAAGTGATAAATAGATCTTATCGGTTATGCAGACAACTCTTCTTACACTCATGGAAACACTTTTTAGGTTTGCATCTATCATTGCGTCAATCAATCTAACATGTTGTCCTAAACCACCTAAATAGATGATGGTGGATAATGGGTGAGAGAGAGAATCGCGTGTGCTTGAAACCCTAAAAAAGAagggttcagaaagggggaaaATAAGGATATAGAAAAAGAAAAGCTAGGGTTCATTGCTTAGTTTCCTTcaatgaaatgaaatgaatgatGCTAGAGTTCCTTGCtccaaataaaaa includes:
- the LOC127074597 gene encoding uncharacterized protein LOC127074597 isoform X1 produces the protein MKEAMPTFTAIAFDRLIEPGASREGQRSASNSLPVPSTKKLEGKSSEPTARKKVPPRPQLKPSLYATPEVTQLPDSPLHNSPSSFPPSPYIINHKRRGPRLLKSFSEANVQAKQEVQEEGNANGMSSDTVVSSSAGDLQVTFTNTENVKEEQDNGVQDTKLSSSNGGDVGPAHKENEISSDPNGMHDDKVAALKLERDGESEDFFDLNDSMSLTSYTDGEDNTGTARSAKYSTAGGEFFDAWEELSSESGTQGSLRDVDAELREIRLSLLMEIEKRKEVEESLKSMQSQWERIRQGFSLVGIVLPADLTAFAEGGQLNSDPVDDICQQVYIARFISNTIGKGTARAEMEAEMKAQLDSKNFEISRLLERLHYYETMNREMSQRNQEAVEMARRERQRKTRRQRWIWGSITTAIVLGTTAIAWSYLPSSKGSTSADHDQVSEPDDGAK
- the LOC127074597 gene encoding uncharacterized protein LOC127074597 isoform X2, giving the protein MPTFTAIAFDRLIEPGASREGQRSASNSLPVPSTKKLEGKSSEPTARKKVPPRPQLKPSLYATPEVTQLPDSPLHNSPSSFPPSPYIINHKRRGPRLLKSFSEANVQAKQEVQEEGNANGMSSDTVVSSSAGDLQVTFTNTENVKEEQDNGVQDTKLSSSNGGDVGPAHKENEISSDPNGMHDDKVAALKLERDGESEDFFDLNDSMSLTSYTDGEDNTGTARSAKYSTAGGEFFDAWEELSSESGTQGSLRDVDAELREIRLSLLMEIEKRKEVEESLKSMQSQWERIRQGFSLVGIVLPADLTAFAEGGQLNSDPVDDICQQVYIARFISNTIGKGTARAEMEAEMKAQLDSKNFEISRLLERLHYYETMNREMSQRNQEAVEMARRERQRKTRRQRWIWGSITTAIVLGTTAIAWSYLPSSKGSTSADHDQVSEPDDGAK